A stretch of Pseudomonas taetrolens DNA encodes these proteins:
- the selO gene encoding protein adenylyltransferase SelO, whose product MKALDELTFDNRFARLGDTFSTHVLPDPIDAPRLVVASEAAMRLLDLDPAVAEDPVFAKLFGGHTLWADAEPRAMVYSGHQFGSYNPRLGDGRGLLLGEVYNSAGEHWDLHLKGAGMTPYSRMGDGRAVLRSSIREFLASEALHSLDIPSSRALCVIGSDTPVWREQQERAAMVLRLAPSHVRFGHFEYFYYTKQPEAQKQLGEYVLAQHFAQCLEQPEPWLAMFREIVERNAELIAKWQAYGFCHGVMNTDNMSILGITFDFGPFAFLDDFDAHFICNHSDQEGRYSFSNQVPIGQWNLSALAQALTPFITVEALRETLGLYLPLYQAHYLDLMRRRLGLTRAEGGDQALIEDLLQRMQGSAVDYTLFFRRLGDQPAELAVARLRDDFIDLKGFDEWAERYVARVNREGPPDDNARRERMHAVNPLYILRNYLAQKAIDAAQAGDYSEVRQLHRVLTRPFTEQPGMEAYAERPPEWGKHLEISCSS is encoded by the coding sequence TTGAAAGCCCTCGACGAACTGACCTTCGACAACCGTTTCGCCCGCTTGGGAGACACCTTCTCAACCCACGTGCTTCCAGACCCCATCGACGCACCGCGGCTGGTGGTGGCCAGCGAAGCCGCCATGCGCTTGCTCGACCTGGACCCCGCCGTGGCCGAAGACCCGGTGTTTGCCAAACTGTTCGGCGGCCATACCCTGTGGGCAGATGCCGAGCCGCGGGCGATGGTCTATTCCGGCCACCAGTTCGGCTCCTACAATCCGCGGCTGGGTGATGGTCGCGGGCTGTTATTGGGCGAGGTCTACAACAGTGCGGGCGAGCATTGGGACCTGCACCTCAAGGGTGCAGGCATGACGCCTTACTCGCGCATGGGCGATGGCCGGGCCGTGCTGCGCTCCTCGATTCGCGAGTTTCTTGCCTCCGAGGCCTTGCACTCGCTCGACATCCCCAGCAGCCGCGCGCTGTGCGTGATTGGCTCCGACACCCCGGTGTGGCGCGAGCAACAAGAACGAGCGGCCATGGTGCTGCGCCTGGCGCCGAGCCATGTCCGCTTTGGACACTTCGAGTATTTCTATTACACCAAGCAACCCGAGGCCCAAAAGCAACTGGGCGAGTACGTGCTGGCGCAACACTTTGCACAGTGCCTGGAACAGCCAGAACCCTGGCTGGCGATGTTCCGCGAAATCGTCGAGCGCAACGCCGAGTTGATCGCCAAATGGCAGGCTTACGGCTTTTGCCACGGCGTGATGAATACCGACAACATGTCGATTTTGGGCATCACCTTCGACTTCGGGCCTTTCGCCTTTCTGGACGACTTCGACGCCCACTTCATTTGCAACCACTCCGACCAGGAAGGGCGTTACTCCTTCAGCAATCAGGTACCCATTGGTCAATGGAACCTCAGTGCACTGGCCCAGGCACTGACACCGTTCATTACCGTTGAAGCCCTGCGCGAGACCTTGGGGTTGTACCTGCCGCTGTATCAGGCGCACTACCTCGACCTGATGCGCCGCCGCCTGGGCCTGACCCGCGCTGAGGGCGGCGATCAGGCATTGATCGAAGATCTGCTGCAACGGATGCAAGGCAGCGCCGTGGACTACACCCTGTTCTTCCGCCGCCTGGGGGATCAACCGGCCGAGCTGGCCGTGGCCCGCCTGCGCGATGACTTCATTGACCTCAAGGGCTTTGACGAATGGGCGGAGCGGTATGTGGCACGGGTCAATCGCGAAGGTCCGCCCGATGACAATGCGCGACGAGAACGCATGCATGCGGTCAACCCGCTGTACATCCTGCGCAACTACCTGGCACAAAAAGCCATCGACGCAGCGCAAGCCGGAGACTACAGCGAAGTACGGCAACTGCATCGGGTACTGACCCGGCCGTTTACCGAACAGCCTGGCATGGAAGCCTATGCCGAGCGGCCGCCGGAATGGGGCAAACATCTGGAGATTAGCTGTTCGTCGTGA